A genomic window from Bdellovibrio sp. SKB1291214 includes:
- a CDS encoding MBL fold metallo-hydrolase: protein MSVVAGADWSYQKYKFHGLSLSGIRTAIAMPDLSLSFDVAQGYPYLLTLKKFFISHGHLDHAAGIPYIISQKAMTSQNAAQFYMPTSLVAPMTNIMREWEKIEQHQYKFDFIPVKADDEIEINQNNYVKVFPTTHRIESFGYTLFETSKKLRADLAGLSQEEIVSLRRKGEEVNEVHHHPMVTFTGDTQIEFLDSRPWIKKSKILMMESTYLDNKRTIANAREWGHTHIDEIIPRLDEIESEQIVLIHISSRYPDHEALKILNHRIPEKHRSRVVIYPGR, encoded by the coding sequence ATGTCTGTTGTTGCGGGGGCCGATTGGAGTTATCAAAAATATAAATTCCACGGCTTATCGCTTTCGGGGATTCGCACAGCCATTGCCATGCCGGACCTTTCTTTAAGTTTCGACGTGGCTCAGGGCTACCCTTACCTGTTGACCCTTAAAAAGTTTTTTATCAGCCACGGTCACTTAGACCATGCCGCTGGAATCCCCTATATCATTTCCCAAAAAGCCATGACGTCGCAAAACGCCGCGCAGTTTTATATGCCGACGTCGTTGGTGGCACCGATGACCAATATCATGCGGGAATGGGAAAAAATTGAGCAACATCAGTACAAATTTGATTTCATCCCCGTGAAAGCTGACGACGAAATCGAGATCAACCAGAATAATTATGTTAAGGTGTTTCCAACTACCCACCGAATTGAATCTTTCGGTTATACCCTGTTTGAAACGTCCAAAAAATTGCGCGCAGATCTGGCGGGGCTTAGCCAGGAAGAGATCGTAAGTCTTCGCCGTAAAGGTGAAGAGGTGAACGAAGTCCATCACCACCCGATGGTGACTTTTACAGGTGACACGCAGATTGAATTCTTGGATTCACGTCCTTGGATTAAAAAATCCAAAATCCTTATGATGGAATCGACATATCTGGACAACAAGCGCACCATCGCCAACGCTCGCGAATGGGGCCACACCCACATTGATGAGATCATTCCGCGCCTAGACGAAATCGAATCAGAACAAATTGTCCTGATTCATATTTCCAGCCGCTATCCTGATCACGAAGCCTTGAAAATTTTGAATCACCGTATTCCTGAAAAACATCGCTCTCGAGTTGTTATTTATCCAGGACGATAG
- a CDS encoding enoyl ACP reductase FabMG family protein, with amino-acid sequence MTQLFPIQEKPALSPYKKGDVLVLFGELFSRGYANGLVEEAERRGMTIVRATVGRREKDGSLRALNAEETANIPQPFINVPLEAGFDMEPASNGVTPCDQLAGIKLGEWENAKLDWKAIDESQKAGSERFKKNTELFVKELEKHIPAGANVVFAHLMAGGVPRTKIIMPILNRVCKGTGDRHVGSQTLMDSEIGQFCLRNFKEVTAETFKHLVEISAPLRKKLEASGSHVSYTAYGYHGTEVLIKNDYKWQTYTCYFQGWAKMALEDYAIAFSKQGTSCCVYNCPEILTNSSSVFQGVEVSLYPLVAAIHKDAGDKEHGRQVLKQCQELLKDGVTFEHIKQFTDEYLTNPLTLEFTKYDKWPQHTRQDQMEYMLKSSDYLFDLHKDQKNLITAVLSEVVFKSCGYVMLHDSWAPKSPVAWLGHDIVARCM; translated from the coding sequence ATGACGCAACTATTCCCAATTCAGGAAAAACCAGCTCTGAGCCCGTACAAAAAAGGCGATGTCCTTGTTCTATTCGGAGAACTTTTCTCTCGCGGATATGCGAACGGACTTGTTGAAGAAGCTGAACGTCGTGGCATGACGATTGTTCGTGCAACTGTGGGTCGTCGTGAAAAAGACGGTTCTTTGCGCGCATTGAATGCTGAGGAAACAGCAAACATCCCTCAACCATTTATTAATGTTCCCTTGGAAGCTGGGTTTGATATGGAGCCCGCCTCTAATGGCGTCACTCCATGTGATCAATTGGCAGGCATCAAATTGGGCGAGTGGGAAAATGCCAAGCTTGATTGGAAAGCGATTGATGAATCACAAAAAGCAGGTTCTGAACGCTTTAAAAAGAACACGGAACTTTTCGTTAAAGAACTTGAAAAGCACATCCCGGCAGGTGCGAATGTTGTGTTCGCTCACTTGATGGCCGGTGGTGTTCCCCGCACTAAAATCATTATGCCGATTCTAAATCGCGTTTGTAAGGGCACGGGCGATCGCCACGTGGGCTCTCAAACTTTGATGGATTCTGAAATTGGTCAGTTCTGTTTACGTAATTTTAAAGAAGTCACCGCTGAAACTTTCAAACACTTGGTTGAGATCTCTGCCCCACTCCGCAAAAAGTTGGAAGCTTCGGGCAGCCACGTTTCTTACACAGCGTACGGTTACCATGGCACAGAAGTTTTGATCAAAAACGATTACAAATGGCAGACTTACACTTGTTACTTCCAAGGTTGGGCGAAGATGGCTCTTGAAGACTATGCTATTGCCTTTTCAAAACAAGGCACGAGTTGCTGTGTTTACAACTGCCCAGAGATCCTTACAAACTCGTCTTCTGTGTTTCAAGGTGTTGAAGTATCACTTTATCCTTTGGTTGCAGCTATCCATAAAGACGCTGGAGATAAAGAACACGGCAGACAGGTTTTAAAACAATGCCAAGAGCTTTTAAAAGACGGCGTGACATTTGAACACATCAAGCAATTCACCGACGAATATCTGACAAACCCACTGACTTTGGAGTTTACAAAGTACGACAAATGGCCGCAACATACTCGTCAGGATCAGATGGAGTACATGTTGAAGTCTTCCGACTATCTATTTGATTTACATAAAGATCAGAAGAATTTGATCACCGCAGTTTTATCTGAAGTGGTCTTTAAATCTTGTGGCTATGTGATGCTTCATGATTCATGGGCTCCAAAGTCACCGGTTGCTTGGTTGGGCCACGATATCGTAGCTCGCTGCATGTAA
- a CDS encoding 3-deoxy-D-manno-octulosonic acid transferase — protein MSVLVFWLYKFVIVPLAWMVLQILRPFIGGKLREMIEDKNHSFYKMVHPGTEKLITLHRPLWIHAASGEIEYARPVIREFKKKNPEIPVIVTYSSPSAKKILESMHDIDMWAALPWDFDFLITAFIAKWNPRALLFSRTDVWPVLARTAKKKRLTAGLFSATFADNSSRLKGLSKFLTKYAMNQLDEIHCVSEEDRRNLYLLGIKTRIEVSGDTRFDQVFHRLENPKELKNELMPSTDEFVFIAGSTWPEDEAVLVPALAKLKRDNLKIIIAPHETTPEHLEKLEKQFSDAGLPYVLYSKSTQWPVGSILLVDKVGILAELYTWSDVAFIGGSFKKQVHSVMEALAAGLPVLVGPHHQNNREALFYQKKNFSSGMIVQVVHSSEDIMVLIDRMRKKSFAFPHIKEEIRSEIGKNKNSTQRVLSSFF, from the coding sequence ATGAGCGTGTTGGTTTTCTGGCTTTATAAGTTTGTCATTGTTCCCCTAGCCTGGATGGTCTTGCAGATCCTGCGCCCTTTCATCGGTGGAAAACTTCGTGAAATGATCGAAGACAAAAATCACAGCTTTTATAAAATGGTTCATCCAGGAACTGAAAAGTTAATCACTTTGCACCGCCCTTTGTGGATTCATGCCGCCAGCGGCGAAATCGAATATGCCCGGCCCGTGATCCGTGAGTTTAAAAAGAAAAATCCAGAGATTCCCGTCATCGTGACCTATTCGTCTCCTTCTGCGAAAAAGATTTTAGAAAGCATGCACGATATCGACATGTGGGCAGCATTGCCCTGGGATTTCGATTTCCTAATCACTGCCTTCATTGCTAAATGGAATCCCCGCGCTTTGCTTTTTTCGCGCACCGATGTATGGCCGGTACTGGCTCGTACTGCGAAAAAGAAACGCTTAACCGCAGGACTTTTCTCTGCCACGTTTGCCGACAATTCTTCACGTCTTAAAGGCTTATCAAAATTCCTGACGAAGTATGCAATGAACCAGTTGGATGAAATCCACTGTGTTTCAGAGGAAGACCGCCGCAATTTGTATTTGCTAGGTATTAAAACTCGTATCGAAGTCAGTGGCGACACCCGCTTTGATCAAGTCTTTCACCGTCTGGAAAACCCCAAAGAGTTGAAAAACGAATTGATGCCCTCGACAGACGAATTCGTTTTTATCGCAGGTTCCACATGGCCAGAGGATGAAGCTGTTTTAGTTCCAGCCTTGGCGAAACTTAAGCGCGACAATTTGAAAATCATTATCGCACCTCACGAAACCACACCTGAGCATTTGGAAAAACTGGAAAAACAATTCAGCGATGCGGGCCTCCCTTATGTACTTTACTCGAAATCCACACAATGGCCCGTGGGCAGTATTTTGCTAGTGGATAAAGTCGGAATTTTGGCAGAGCTTTACACGTGGTCTGATGTCGCCTTCATTGGTGGCAGCTTTAAGAAGCAAGTTCACTCTGTCATGGAAGCATTGGCTGCGGGATTGCCCGTTTTAGTAGGTCCTCACCATCAGAACAACCGCGAAGCGTTGTTCTATCAGAAAAAGAATTTCTCCTCCGGCATGATCGTGCAAGTGGTGCACTCCTCGGAAGATATCATGGTATTGATCGATCGTATGCGTAAGAAGTCTTTTGCATTCCCTCACATCAAAGAGGAAATTCGATCAGAGATTGGTAAAAATAAGAATTCCACCCAAAGAGTCCTAAGCAGTTTCTTTTAG
- a CDS encoding phospholipase D-like domain-containing protein, which produces MDSWSAVQLFHTGDTYFESLLKDIQNAQDSITIESYIFDIDKLTENILHELAAAAKRGVSVKLILDGFGAYYSIPQVLKFCQQNGIELRVFHIMPYPSSWLRRVPAFELIRKASWWRRMNRRNHRKVSIFDEKIAYVGSLNFTQVHCAKYMGEKAWRDTGARVEGPAVRQLVIATQITYLRTIYKGFLSWISRWREPSAPLSSAVQLNTTQKMRKHLYRDMLRKISHSQKRLYITTAYFLPKRSLLRVLIHAKERGVDVKLLIPGKSDVPFSKWASFFLVRFLIQKGIPVYEYQKSILHAKTMVIDDDVFVGSFNLNYRSLFHDLEVIAHFKDEKTREDMLTQWNEDISTSLNIGENSFATTSWLFRTLSKIAFRLRYML; this is translated from the coding sequence ATGGATTCATGGAGTGCCGTACAGCTATTTCATACAGGTGATACTTATTTTGAAAGTCTCTTAAAGGACATTCAAAATGCTCAAGATAGCATCACTATTGAAAGCTATATTTTCGATATCGACAAGCTGACAGAAAACATTCTTCATGAACTTGCAGCTGCGGCGAAACGAGGTGTTTCCGTAAAGTTGATCCTTGATGGCTTCGGTGCTTATTATAGCATCCCGCAAGTTTTAAAATTCTGCCAACAAAATGGCATCGAACTTCGCGTATTTCACATTATGCCTTACCCATCTTCCTGGCTTCGTCGAGTCCCCGCTTTTGAATTGATCCGCAAAGCCAGTTGGTGGCGCCGTATGAATCGGCGCAACCATCGCAAGGTTTCTATTTTCGACGAAAAAATCGCTTATGTGGGAAGTCTCAACTTCACTCAGGTTCACTGCGCGAAATATATGGGAGAGAAAGCATGGAGAGACACCGGCGCCCGAGTTGAGGGTCCCGCCGTTCGTCAGCTGGTGATCGCGACACAGATCACTTATCTGCGCACTATATATAAGGGCTTTTTATCTTGGATCAGTCGCTGGCGGGAACCGTCGGCTCCATTAAGCTCTGCCGTTCAACTCAATACGACGCAAAAGATGCGTAAACATCTTTATCGCGACATGCTTCGCAAAATTTCCCACTCACAAAAGCGTCTTTACATTACGACGGCCTATTTTTTGCCGAAACGTTCCCTATTACGCGTCTTGATACATGCCAAAGAGCGTGGAGTGGATGTCAAACTTTTGATTCCTGGTAAATCCGATGTTCCCTTTTCTAAATGGGCTTCGTTTTTCCTAGTGCGTTTCTTGATTCAAAAAGGGATTCCTGTTTACGAATATCAGAAATCGATTTTACATGCGAAAACCATGGTGATTGATGATGATGTCTTTGTGGGATCATTCAATTTAAATTACCGCAGTCTTTTTCATGATCTGGAGGTGATTGCACACTTCAAGGACGAAAAAACACGGGAAGATATGCTGACACAGTGGAATGAGGACATTTCCACTTCACTGAATATCGGCGAAAACTCTTTTGCAACAACGTCCTGGTTGTTTCGCACACTCTCAAAAATCGCATTCCGCCTGCGTTACATGCTCTAA
- a CDS encoding alpha/beta fold hydrolase has product MIDVREFFDSIKIPVLVFKGTIKGHLLLDDQAKKLESHKNVQLIRQKHSGHLPEKKDHKIFIEAIKDFISTAGY; this is encoded by the coding sequence ATGATCGACGTTCGTGAATTTTTTGATTCAATCAAAATCCCCGTTTTGGTTTTTAAGGGTACAATCAAAGGACATTTGCTTTTAGATGACCAGGCCAAGAAACTTGAATCACATAAGAACGTTCAGCTGATTCGGCAAAAACATTCCGGGCATTTGCCAGAGAAAAAAGATCACAAGATATTTATCGAAGCCATTAAGGACTTTATTTCCACGGCCGGATATTAG
- a CDS encoding NUDIX domain-containing protein, producing the protein MQTRNTFSAGVVPFTKTKDGHLRFLILRCFNYWDFPKGEVEFKEDPFKAALREMKEETGLINADFPFGHDYYETERYAQGKVARYYLGKIEGQPEIELGVSEVLGQPEHQEYRWATPDECKYLFGPRLNRVLTWALEKIGN; encoded by the coding sequence ATGCAGACAAGAAATACATTTTCAGCCGGAGTTGTTCCTTTCACGAAAACAAAGGACGGCCACCTACGCTTTTTAATCTTGAGATGCTTTAATTACTGGGATTTTCCTAAGGGCGAAGTTGAATTTAAAGAAGACCCGTTTAAGGCAGCCCTTCGCGAGATGAAAGAGGAAACCGGATTGATCAATGCGGATTTTCCCTTTGGTCATGATTACTATGAAACAGAACGCTATGCTCAAGGCAAAGTTGCAAGGTATTATCTTGGAAAGATCGAAGGCCAACCGGAAATCGAACTTGGCGTCAGTGAGGTGTTGGGGCAACCCGAACATCAGGAATATCGTTGGGCCACGCCGGATGAGTGTAAGTATTTATTCGGCCCAAGACTCAACCGAGTTTTAACTTGGGCCTTAGAAAAAATCGGAAACTAG
- a CDS encoding helical backbone metal receptor encodes MRVVSMVPSWTETLLRAGINVVGRTRFCIHPANRVSNIAIVGGTKEVSWDLVMDLKPDIVLLDQEENPYEMAEECPVKYVATHVHSIETLQKELVRLGEFFENAALMELAVDALDVLEKPTPKFDPKKIPGFMEWVKIPSQNYEEVLYLIWKKPWMAVSKETYIGSVLNKLGMKVVEFPEGEKYPVIELEDHPNALCLFSSEPFPFAKKISDLKGLGVEGAIVNGESFSWFGHRSIQFLKETLK; translated from the coding sequence ATGCGTGTGGTTAGTATGGTCCCATCGTGGACTGAGACATTGCTAAGAGCTGGAATCAATGTTGTCGGCCGCACGCGTTTTTGTATCCATCCCGCGAACAGAGTATCTAATATTGCGATTGTCGGCGGAACCAAAGAGGTTTCCTGGGATCTTGTTATGGATCTGAAGCCCGATATCGTTCTGCTGGATCAGGAAGAAAATCCTTACGAAATGGCGGAGGAGTGTCCCGTCAAGTATGTGGCCACGCACGTTCATTCTATTGAAACTTTGCAAAAAGAACTGGTGCGCTTGGGCGAATTTTTTGAAAACGCGGCCCTCATGGAGCTGGCTGTTGATGCATTGGATGTCTTAGAAAAGCCGACGCCGAAATTTGATCCAAAGAAAATTCCAGGATTTATGGAGTGGGTAAAGATCCCTTCGCAAAACTACGAAGAGGTTTTGTATCTTATCTGGAAAAAACCTTGGATGGCAGTCAGCAAAGAAACCTATATCGGATCTGTTTTAAATAAATTAGGCATGAAAGTTGTCGAGTTTCCTGAGGGTGAAAAGTATCCTGTGATTGAACTTGAAGATCACCCGAACGCTTTGTGTTTGTTTTCCTCAGAGCCTTTCCCATTCGCCAAAAAAATCTCCGACCTTAAGGGACTGGGCGTGGAAGGAGCCATTGTGAACGGGGAGTCGTTCTCGTGGTTCGGCCACCGCTCCATTCAGTTTCTTAAGGAGACTTTGAAATAA
- a CDS encoding glycosyltransferase family 9 protein, translating to MSQTETRKGAKFLIIRFSAFGDVVQTLSVPSAIAKAFPEAQIHWITRKDMAPLLKNHPHIHKVWEFDRKAGALGLAKLVWSMRQENFTHIYDAHNNSRSRIISMILRPFGFIGIGPYFIRRSIRRWKRLLLFKFRINKFEQPFNGQRDLLEPLQPWGVSKLAPPAPQIFPSQDVMEKARDILGEYMNAVALAPSAAYFLKRWPKDYWKELIQLMPTQKFVLLGGPEDSFIEDIHAVAPDRVMNLAGKTSLQVSSAVVGHSRAVISNDTGLLHVAEQLGKRTIALMGPAPFGFPSRPTTKIMELDLYCRPCSKHGQGPCVNKEKFHKCLVDITPAQVAEQLRSILEETK from the coding sequence ATGTCTCAAACTGAGACCCGCAAGGGTGCTAAATTTTTAATCATTCGCTTCTCAGCGTTTGGCGATGTCGTGCAGACATTAAGCGTTCCTTCAGCAATTGCGAAAGCATTTCCTGAAGCGCAGATCCATTGGATCACACGCAAAGACATGGCACCTTTATTAAAAAACCATCCGCACATTCACAAGGTGTGGGAGTTTGATCGCAAGGCGGGAGCTTTGGGATTAGCAAAACTTGTGTGGTCTATGCGCCAAGAAAACTTCACGCATATTTACGATGCCCACAACAACTCTCGTTCGCGCATCATTTCCATGATCTTGCGACCTTTCGGTTTTATTGGAATTGGTCCCTACTTTATTCGCAGATCCATCCGTCGATGGAAAAGACTTTTGCTTTTCAAGTTCCGCATCAATAAGTTCGAACAGCCCTTTAATGGGCAACGTGACTTGTTGGAACCCTTGCAACCATGGGGTGTTTCTAAACTAGCACCCCCTGCTCCGCAAATTTTCCCCAGCCAAGACGTGATGGAAAAAGCTCGGGATATTTTGGGCGAGTATATGAATGCAGTTGCTTTAGCGCCTTCCGCTGCTTATTTCTTAAAACGTTGGCCTAAGGACTATTGGAAAGAGTTGATCCAACTGATGCCCACTCAAAAGTTTGTCCTTTTGGGCGGACCAGAAGATTCTTTCATCGAAGACATCCATGCTGTAGCTCCTGATCGCGTGATGAATTTGGCTGGCAAAACATCTTTGCAAGTGAGTTCCGCAGTTGTGGGTCACTCCCGCGCCGTAATTAGTAACGATACAGGTCTTTTGCACGTGGCAGAACAGCTTGGGAAACGCACAATTGCTTTGATGGGCCCAGCTCCCTTTGGCTTTCCGTCTCGTCCGACAACTAAAATCATGGAGCTTGATTTGTATTGCCGCCCTTGCAGCAAACATGGTCAGGGTCCTTGCGTGAATAAAGAAAAATTTCACAAGTGCTTGGTAGATATTACGCCGGCACAAGTCGCTGAACAACTTCGCAGCATCCTTGAGGAAACAAAATGA
- a CDS encoding DUF3465 domain-containing protein, producing the protein MKRILASVLGLILSGSIAFATEAAPDCIANGQVLPVNNEQVLLWKKQTKNQYKNRGHIYGVVTNIYAGKASHQHFQVKIGEGPRDTIEVVYNTSFREIDNLRVGATVESCGDYITSNAKAGHYKPSPDGAILHWVHESTNNRHDSGYVMVDGVLHGMPHGRQFYDFDYDYDGEADFDSLAPAM; encoded by the coding sequence ATGAAACGGATTTTAGCGTCAGTTTTGGGTCTGATTTTATCGGGATCCATCGCATTCGCAACAGAGGCAGCGCCGGATTGCATCGCAAATGGGCAAGTTCTTCCAGTCAATAATGAGCAAGTTCTGCTTTGGAAGAAACAAACTAAGAATCAGTATAAAAATCGGGGCCATATCTATGGAGTGGTAACGAATATTTATGCGGGTAAGGCGAGCCATCAGCACTTTCAGGTGAAAATTGGGGAAGGACCTCGTGATACAATCGAGGTCGTCTATAATACAAGCTTCCGCGAAATCGATAATCTTCGCGTGGGCGCAACGGTTGAGTCATGTGGTGATTACATCACCTCTAACGCCAAAGCAGGTCACTACAAACCATCCCCAGATGGTGCAATCCTGCATTGGGTGCATGAATCAACGAACAATCGCCATGACTCTGGTTATGTGATGGTTGATGGCGTTTTGCATGGAATGCCTCATGGTCGTCAGTTCTATGACTTTGACTATGATTATGACGGGGAAGCAGATTTTGACTCTCTAGCACCTGCCATGTAG
- a CDS encoding ATP-binding protein, which translates to MKQVKIVITGGPSGGKTTLIEALKKELGQKCAVVPEAASILYRGGFPRSKESQGAINTQRAIYFTQKELEDMVCKTSGKSLIVCDRGSIDALAYWPASPEHFFDNIGSDKKTEFSRYDWVLHLDTADADHYDTTNAIRTETFDEASTLNSKIMQAWEGHPRRIVIGHNKDFLSKMTTALSVINAIMAHKSADDINKELLT; encoded by the coding sequence ATGAAACAGGTAAAAATCGTAATTACAGGCGGCCCCTCTGGTGGCAAAACAACTCTGATCGAAGCTTTGAAAAAAGAGCTCGGACAAAAGTGTGCAGTGGTTCCCGAGGCTGCCAGCATTCTTTATCGCGGGGGCTTCCCTCGTTCAAAAGAATCCCAAGGCGCGATCAACACTCAACGGGCGATTTACTTCACGCAAAAAGAACTTGAAGACATGGTTTGCAAAACCAGTGGTAAGTCCTTGATCGTCTGCGATCGAGGATCGATTGATGCTTTGGCTTACTGGCCCGCTTCACCGGAACATTTTTTTGATAATATCGGCTCTGATAAAAAGACAGAGTTTTCCCGCTACGATTGGGTTTTGCATTTGGATACCGCAGATGCGGATCATTACGACACGACCAATGCCATTCGAACGGAAACTTTCGATGAAGCTTCCACATTGAACTCAAAAATCATGCAAGCCTGGGAGGGTCATCCCCGTCGCATCGTGATCGGTCACAACAAAGATTTTCTTTCTAAAATGACGACGGCACTTTCAGTAATCAACGCCATTATGGCCCATAAAAGTGCTGACGATATCAACAAGGAGCTTTTGACATGA
- a CDS encoding response regulator: MSDAKSKILILEDDESVSTALKEILSRAGHSVLVASRPDEATGMLTSNNIEFLFCDCMLPQMTGMDFIERIRSEHPNLRFKVVLMSGIFTDKSFIQEATQKTQALAFLRKPFEMDQVLKLVKKEASSREETTSARKLLYQMFSNPKVTNRQKRKVIESIEEVSGFDLPFLYSLLVETKSSGYLNIYNSDGSVSGISFCNGNIVGVDVDDKTTFLGEMLIQSGYATPTDVQTALRDKNNRRIGNYLIQNNQLSPHAFDLILMEQMNIRLVKTIVDEKIRVNFAAAEVEMSNPSIDADALSLYLHDWIASKLSLKWLKSFYMIWTGNVIAKSPTFVEDHPALSVSMIKSLDGFMAKIDGETTINKLLDVKGYTEIGVYKAVRFLLTKGLIVFAQRAAFESPEVQLKSLQKVWANLEGKNGFEIVSYMESGTMGSSLESVLEDFVTALGPEPADPKSEVGILWTRIKKEAEDAVLVAQDSNKATQFRQEAKRSEAENKLKANSMLEDVKKALQYTQYAKAMTMVAEIAKLNPQQAQLFLYSSWAKLGVAQTSDGVRRAALSKEVEMEMMQVPPDERYDALYPFVMGLFQKVRGDAAGARKQLEKAIAMDASFMSARRELSTLSAAAKNQKQDVFNMDLKQMVSGFFKKK; this comes from the coding sequence GTGAGCGATGCAAAAAGTAAAATCCTTATTTTGGAAGATGACGAATCCGTCTCTACGGCACTGAAGGAAATTCTGAGTCGTGCGGGGCATTCTGTCCTTGTTGCAAGCCGTCCTGATGAGGCGACGGGAATGCTGACATCTAATAATATCGAATTCCTTTTCTGTGACTGTATGTTGCCGCAAATGACGGGGATGGATTTTATCGAACGCATTCGTTCGGAGCATCCAAACTTGCGTTTTAAAGTTGTTTTGATGAGCGGTATCTTTACAGATAAGTCTTTCATTCAAGAAGCAACACAGAAAACTCAGGCTTTGGCATTCTTGCGTAAGCCATTTGAAATGGATCAAGTATTGAAACTGGTGAAGAAGGAAGCTTCTTCACGTGAAGAAACTACGAGTGCTCGTAAGCTTCTTTACCAAATGTTCTCCAATCCTAAAGTGACTAACCGCCAAAAGCGTAAAGTTATTGAGTCGATTGAAGAGGTCAGCGGTTTTGACTTGCCGTTCTTGTATTCACTGTTAGTGGAAACAAAGAGCAGTGGTTATTTAAATATTTATAATTCTGATGGATCTGTCTCTGGTATTTCGTTCTGTAACGGTAACATCGTAGGTGTTGACGTTGACGATAAAACGACATTCTTGGGGGAGATGTTGATCCAATCAGGCTATGCCACTCCGACGGACGTGCAAACCGCTTTGCGCGATAAAAACAACCGTCGTATTGGTAATTATCTCATCCAAAACAATCAACTAAGTCCGCATGCCTTCGATTTGATCTTGATGGAGCAAATGAATATCCGTCTGGTGAAAACGATCGTGGATGAAAAGATCCGCGTGAATTTTGCGGCTGCCGAAGTTGAAATGTCCAATCCGTCGATTGATGCTGACGCCTTGTCATTGTACCTGCACGACTGGATTGCTTCGAAATTGTCTTTGAAATGGTTGAAGTCTTTCTACATGATTTGGACGGGCAACGTGATTGCGAAAAGTCCAACATTCGTCGAGGATCATCCGGCATTAAGCGTGTCGATGATTAAATCTTTGGATGGCTTCATGGCTAAGATTGACGGGGAAACAACGATCAATAAGCTTTTGGATGTCAAAGGCTATACAGAGATCGGTGTTTACAAAGCGGTCCGCTTCCTATTGACCAAGGGTTTGATTGTGTTCGCTCAAAGAGCGGCCTTTGAAAGTCCTGAGGTTCAATTGAAATCCTTGCAGAAAGTGTGGGCCAACCTTGAAGGTAAAAACGGTTTTGAAATCGTTTCCTACATGGAAAGCGGTACGATGGGATCTTCTTTGGAGAGTGTCCTTGAGGATTTCGTAACTGCATTGGGACCTGAGCCTGCTGATCCAAAATCAGAGGTGGGTATTTTGTGGACGCGTATCAAGAAAGAAGCAGAAGATGCAGTTCTGGTTGCGCAGGACTCGAATAAAGCGACTCAATTCCGTCAGGAAGCAAAACGCTCTGAAGCGGAAAACAAACTTAAAGCCAACAGCATGTTGGAAGATGTAAAAAAAGCATTGCAGTACACGCAATACGCAAAAGCTATGACGATGGTGGCAGAGATTGCAAAATTGAACCCACAACAAGCACAGCTTTTCCTTTATAGCTCATGGGCTAAATTGGGTGTGGCGCAAACTTCAGACGGCGTTCGCCGTGCAGCTTTAAGTAAAGAAGTAGAAATGGAGATGATGCAAGTCCCTCCAGATGAGCGCTATGATGCTTTGTATCCGTTTGTTATGGGGCTTTTCCAAAAAGTCCGTGGTGATGCGGCGGGCGCTCGTAAACAGCTTGAAAAAGCCATTGCAATGGATGCTTCTTTCATGTCGGCCCGTCGGGAACTATCGACATTGAGTGCGGCAGCGAAAAATCAAAAGCAAGACGTCTTCAATATGGACTTGAAACAAATGGTTTCAGGTTTCTTCAAAAAGAAATAG